In Ooceraea biroi isolate clonal line C1 chromosome 6, Obir_v5.4, whole genome shotgun sequence, the genomic stretch CATCCTATcatagataaaaaaagaactagaaaaaaaaaattgtattcctTGCTATTATGCACCGTGAACTTCACAAACTGTGCAAGCTAAAATTTTCgtcaaaattttcaaaactaATTTGACAAGCATTATACTTTCAAAAAGTCAcatgaaataattgttatcatAATAGACAAATGAAAATGGAAACCTTAGTCTTGCTTCATTAGCAATCGCcttttccatctctctctttcctatccctttccctctttcttctcactctctctgtttctctttctaatgctttcctttcctttcttccgATTTTTTGACAGTATACCTTTATCGATTCAAGAAAACATTGTCTCCCGCCATATAATAATACACGACAACTGTTATGCGAAATAAATAACCGACATCGAAAAACGCACATCAAGTCGCGGGCAATTCCTCTCTGAGACGAGACCGCGAACTCCATGACTGCGTAACCGGAGTCGAGATCTGGATGAGAATGGGAGCGAACAAGCCTTCGCAGAGGCCTGACGCCATTCAGAAACACAGAACGGAACACATTGATTAATCGCAGCTAATTTGTGTCGTGAACACGTTGTGTCATCCATGGAATCAACATAACGTAATGGGAAACATAAAAAACTGTTCAGTTCAAAGAATACAATAACATTATCACAACCATGCACGCCGGCCGGTCGCTGTGCATACACTGGACCGGAGCACTgaacgaagagagagaaagaggctcGCTCGTCGACATTCGCGACCTCGGTTTTATTCGGTCGCTTTCGTGCCCTCCACTTAAGTCCTATTCGTCACGACCGACTACACTACTTTTCGATGATTTCCCTCCCTCGATAGCCCGTCGTCGCCATTACCACAAATATATAAGACAAGAGCCGCCAACAAGAGAGGCATTAACTATATCGTGAGCACTCGTTGCGAGCAACCGATACGCGTGCGAATTACTGACGTCGCTTCCTAAAGAGGGAGAGTGCGCGCGAGGAGAAAAGATCAATAACAGATCTCTCCCTACCATTGTGACACGCGGTACAAAGCGCGCAAATACGCACGCGTTTACACTCCGTAGACGCAAATGACGAACGCACCTTGAAAATCTccataatttgtttatatcgACAGTTTCAATTTTACATCTTTTCGCGGTCAAAAAAACATACAAGTTCTATACATTTATATCGTTTAAGGAATTTAAGATGTGAATTTGAAACATAAGCATTAAGAAGACTTTTATCGTAagataatattagaaaatattagataatagataaataatatataatatataaataaattagataatatataataatgtataaataaatataatataataatatgtaactaaattagataatagataatattagataatatttttaaaaaattatatatttatttcagtaGTAAAGAAAACAACACAAttgataatttcttttttcctcttctgtTTCATTATCTTTTCTTTGCCCCCTCCCCCCATTCTATTTGTCCTCTCTATATGAAACTACTTTTACCCACAATATTTTCAcaccttttcttttttccttttgtatatatctttctctagaaaaatatttcagtagCATAAAGTCTGCtacattatgcaaaaattatacatatattgttaaatCAGAAAACATGCATAGCTCGAAAAGTATCCATGGTTTTCTCAATttcataatttgatattattgacATTTTTGATGGAAGTATGTAAAagataaagtattatatttgaataatcaTTTACGAAAGATGATCAAGGAAGACAGTAGTGTCTCGCGTTAAGTGCACGCGCAAAACTATGTACGACATCGTACCTTTATGTACCTTTACGCAGAGCAATTAATTGAGAATACCTTCAGttataacttataaaatcttaataaCGACAGAAACGACAGATTAATTTCCTAATAGGCTTAATCAATAGCTATGATTTACTTTACATCAGAAAATTTACAAGTGGACatattataatgcaaaatccaaatataaaacattttataatatatatatcaagagacacaGTAATGTCTCACAAGTACACATACGCGCGAGCCGATGCATGAGCGGCGAAACTACTCTGCGTATACAGGGTATCCCACGTAAAGTGTTACAACTCAAAAACTCTACAAATATGTGTCGTATCAAAAAGTTGTTCATGAGAAAGTTTCATGTATTCGAAGgatctttttaattacataaacaAAAATTCGCCCCCGCGTCTTCTCGAAGGGAAGCGGAGGGTAACGTCGTAATTTCAAATGGAACctcttataaaatgttatatatttggATTCTACGGTAAAAAACAAGTAAACTTTATCTGGAACAtttcattgaaaaatatttctatcaaaagttataaacatttaaactttaaagtaGAGTGTATTCACACTTGCGGTAACCTCCATCCCTCTTCGAGGAGAAGCGGGAGcgaatttttgtttatatagTTAGAACGATCCCTCGAATACATGAAACTTTCTCACGAACAACTTTTTGAtgtgacaaatatttttagaatttttgaGTTGTAACACTTTAcgtgagacaccctgtatatctgtTAAAATTTCACTTCCTGACAAAAGGCATGCAAAAACGGCGCCAGGTACATGCGTTTCTTGGTATTatggataaaatataatacaatatagttATATTCTTTTCCAAtatctacagggtgtcccacgTAAAGTGTCCAATCACTCTCCTGaaggtagatctcgttaagctgaattaaaaagtcctataTCATTGTGCAAttaaccacgtaaaattttgagatattaataaaagaagatagcGAGTCAGTACGAGCGCGGCTCGTGCAGCGAGGCCGTCGCACACAGGcgaatatttacaaaattgtgGCCAAAactaacatttttaattttaagattaatttctgacaaatattattataaaataactatacagaaataaaaattgaattttttaacaaatattgatAAGTTAActcgcaaaaaataaaaaatattttaaaaattatttttaaaaaattatttaaaaaaatagtcATTTAAAAACTGTTtcaatcttgtttttttttaatttctttctatttatGAAGGTTTTAACATTTCTAaacaatttaaacatttatacttataataattttagaaaacatGTAATTAATCCGATTCACTGTCTTCATCGGCTATTTTAAGTTCTTCGATATGAGACATttcaaaaaattgtaaaatatcctGAGggtagtttttaattttttttgtcataattttcttatacTACTTATGTATGAATCCCATATCACTAATAagttatgaaaaatatcttcCATATTTTGTGTTCtagaaaattttcttgaataattattcaagaaaatttctttataactTTGTTGCGTGATTCTTGAGTTTCTTCTCCTAATTGTCCTAGAAGAATTGCATAGTGTATTATTTCTTcacaatgtaataatatttttgtgtaCTGTAGTCGGCATATTATACCATTGATACAATTGAACGAATTGTTTTGCAGTCTCATAGCAATAAATTTGGAAAAGATCTGTTTTTATTTGATACGtgcttgaaattattaataaaattacgcgGAAAcgctttattatttcttcatcTAGCTTAGTAATTCGTGCTGAAGTAGCCGAATCCTCAAAAAATCTTCGAGCGGTATTACCATCGTTAGTACTACCACATCCCAGTTTTGATTTGTCGACCAATAAGCCCATTTCATGTTTGAAAGATTCttgtatttgttttttattttctgctaATTTTTTCTTGTCTGCGTTTCCACGAGCTTGCTATTtacgaatatttaatttgtatgaTAAATGAAGTAAGCATTCGAAGAAACGTATCCAAGTATGTAATGGCGATATTCTAAAACGTAATTTGTATTGGTCTTTGACTTTATGGCTAATGCAaagatcaattttattaaaatcttttgaagttAGTTCACATAAATAGCATCTTTGTGTCGAAGAATTTTCAGCAACTGCGTTGCATACCTTACCGTCAATCATTGTAAACAATAATGTGTGTTGAATTCCAGGTAGTACAAAAATCTTTTTCCGTTTCGAACATAAAGTCTTGTTGTCCACGGttcattattgtgtgtactttaatcatggaaaaggatttttcattctgtgcaaacaataaaaagatttctttagaaaaaaaaatcatttattccgccggtaatacaggaGTAGTAttccttaaggggatcctggagtcgtctgttttACCCATGAGTTAATTCCATTGCTACTGTTTTTTGGTTGCATAGaacaaatccttttccacaattaCAATATAGAAATGCTTGTCAATAGACtggactttatgttaaaaacaaacaaaatttcaaaacttatagttttattatcaaCTTGTGGCTTGCCTCGTGTGATAACATGCTTATAATGTAACGTGCTCaatttgtacgtacaaaatgaGTGGCTATTGACACAGAGActgttaaaaagaaattatatttcagcGACATTTAAGCGAGCGGCATCGATGTGGAGCTCAGCTGTATTCGTTTATCTCAAGGAGCAGAAAGGTGCATAGCAACCATAGACATAGAGATATGGACTGCGCCATCCATATGTAAAAGTGGTCgtgaaaaaagaaggagaggacGTGAAGACggccaatctctctctctttctattcaacgcttagaaagagagagagatggccGTCTTCACGTCCTCTCCTTCTCATTTTTCCTGACCATACGATACAGCTATGGATGGCGCAGTCCATATCTCTATGTCTATGATAGCAACTATGCGCTCGTTACTTTTTCTGTTTACGTTGTTATGTTCACACAGTCGAGTTTTTCTACGATTACGAGGAACACGTATGATTTATATGGTCCGATCTCAACTATATTCTCTCTCGATCAAACAGTTAGTGATTCTCTCTGAGACCTGCTCAAAATAAAGGAGCACTCTGGACTATTCTGGACATAATTCGAGTATTCGCTCCAAAGAAAGCACAtccgatataaattatttgtaattcaaCCAatctattattcattatacattcgatataaattaatgtttgatAATATCTATCGTTAAcgtttacatttaatattatatatggaACGATTTGTCTCGTAGTTAATATatctttgatttatttttttgtttcgaacatctgattttattgtataacatTCACCATAATCTAATGTATTTCAAATGTATTGTGCGTTAATACCCTCAGTTTTATCGTTTGTATTATCTGTTCTATGAATTTTactgtgttttattaaatgtattgcATATTGTTCATGTCCGAATTAATTTGACTGTTCTAATTTTCAAACGTATTAAACAGAGACAGAAGGGAAGAATATAAGGAAGCTTTTAAAAGAAACTTCAGAAGTGTAGTAAAAAAGATGGAGtgggataaaaataaaaattttaagcaTATGTGCATCTGGAATCGTGACCAAGAGTAAAACAGCACAAGATTAGTttcttgatatcgtgcaaaaagatttttcattctgcgcaacCAATGAAAAGATCTATTCAAAAAATCACTCGTTCCGTcagtaatacagacgacttgTTTCATATATGTTACCGAGTATGGTAATTAATGATTTACCGACGCGACATTATCGACATTCGTGTTGGACTGATAGGGGCGCTGAATGCGTAATAGGCGGGAATGTCGCGGCGCGATTCAGACTTCATCTTCTTCGTTTGACTTCCTTCGACATTGTACATGCGGAGAAGGAGCGTGCTTGAAAGTATTTTGAACGCAATAAAGGGTGATTGTTCCTTGTCAACAAGCGTTGTTAGTCAACCACATCATCTATCGCAAAGAGAAAACATCGATCTCAGGCGTATCCAGatcaatattgaaagatataaagatgAAGAGAAGATGATGAGAAGGAGCGATAGATTGCGCTAGTTCACGGTCTATATAGATTAGCGCCACAGCGAGATACGGAAACAAAAGAATGTGCCAAATCATCGGAACTGGGCGACAAACCCCGATTTGATAATTCGACCGGCACTCTCTTCCGAGACGAGCAACCGTGAGTATGCTCGGGAGTCTTTCGGTATTACGTGTACAAGCTGTGTACAGttatcaaatatatctttataattattccGGCTATCCTAGTCATTCGAAACTTTTCGATATAACGCCCTACCTCCTTTCATCTCAGAAGTGGGATCAAGGGCCGTTTGGACTATTAACGTAGTTTTCGTCGCGCTTTCGCAAACTTTCGGTAACGACTTTTCGGAGCGACGGACAAAGGTTCCGGAGCAAGTGCGTGTTTCGCGACGTAGTAACGCGGTAGTGTATGGTGCGGACACGTGCGCAAGGCACAATGGATCGAGATAGACTCGAACATCTTTCGATGGAGCAGTTATGAAAAGAAGCTCAAAGGCATCAGCTACCAGTAGGAAGTGATAGAAATGCGTTAATAGACAATATCATGTCGGTACTGGAAAGACAGACGCAGACGATGGATGCAAACCTAGGACCGTCGGACCACATGGAGAAAACTCAGGCCCGAAAACGACGGACATCGCAAAAAGACGACGGGCAACAAGGATCTGATGAGATGTTTCACTGGATGATGGTTTTTATTGACACGATGATGCAGCAACAAAGGGAAgcacagcagcagcaacaacacaTTTTGCTAATGCAGCAACAACAATTAGCTCAAGTAGTGCAGATGTTATCTGCAGGAAGACAGAATGCTGCGGTGCACCCAACTCAAGGTGAGACACCGAGAGGAGCAACAGACGATCCGCCAGCCTCTGACGGACTTACGTCACCAACACCTCCAGATCATTCTCCGCTGCCTAATAGGGCTGAAGGTTCGCCATTCGGTAAAGTATCGTGCTAGTGTCTCAAATCCCGGAGTTCGGTGGATAGAGGACGAGAACATCCAGGCATGGGTCCAACGAGTAGACAAGGTATTACAAGTGCATCAAGCTTCTGATGGGATCACTCTTTTGGCAGCTTCTAGTCGACTAAAAGAAGCAAAACAGTGGTATGAGTCGCAGACGGGTCCAGCCCTGGAATCCTGGATAGGCCTCCGGCAGGAATTGGTTAAAATCTTCGACAGAAACATACCTTTTTATCGAGCTATGCAGCGAATCGAAGCCCGAAAGTGGTTAGTGAACAAGGAATCTTTCGATAAATATGCCATCGAGAAATTAGCGATGATCAGAAGATTAAACTTGCCTCCGAATGACACGATTCATCTACTTATTGGAGGTATCTCTTCAAGCTCTCTCCGAGCCACGGCACTCTCAATTCCGGCAAATACGGTAGAGGATTTTATGAGTCAAATGCGGCATATCACCGAGGGTTACCAGGAAGCGgaaaggaaatctataggagCAGTATCACAGGGAAACAAACCGAACAAGGACAACATTTGCAGaaactgtaataaaaaaagggcAACACCACAAAGAGTGTAGAAGTGACATTACGtgtttttattgcaaaagtaAAGGGCATCGACACTTTGATTGTCCTACGCtaaaacagaaagagaaacgttCTACATCGGCGGCGCACCCAGTTGCAGGGCTCACAGCGGCAAGTGTATCCGAGGAGCAGCAGCCAGCAAGCACCGTTGCAGCCGTGGACAATCCAGGAAAGCTTCTGGAGGTGAACCACCCGtttgtaagaataaataacttgtgcggaaaagaaaatgatttattagtGTTGATTGATACGGGAAGCCCCGTTTTTTTCGTGAAATATTccgtttatttaaaacatatcGCCACGACCGGTATTGAATTATTGCCAGCGAAAAGTAAATTAAGAAACCTGTATGAATCTCCTATAGACGTAATCGGTACGGTCAAGGTTAAATTGTCTTTGTTGAAATTACCTACCTTAGATTTAGAAGTCGATTTACACGTCTTGAGAAAGGACTTATTCGAAGGCGACGTTATCCTAGATCGCGATTTCCTGAAAAACCATAAATTTACGTTAACGGCTAATTCTTCGAGAGTGACAAACAAGAATTAGTAAATCTATTTGCGTGTCTTCCCCTATGCGTTGACGAATTTCGTGCGAATAATACACCAGAAGAAATTGTCGATTCAGCCGACGTAGATCTTGGAATAAAAGCAAAACAACGGCTGAAAGCCTTGATAACCGATGTATATAAACGTGAAATTATGCCGATAGAAGACGATTATAAAGTATAAGTAAATTTGAAGGACACCTCGACATACGCGTATAGTCCAAGACGTTTTGCCCAGGTCGAGCGCCTtcaaataagtaaaataatatatgatctTTTGTCGCGCGGGATAATACAAGAAAGCACCTCTCGCTATTGTGCGAGAGCTGTACTcgtgaaaaaaaggaatgGACAGCCGAGGGTTTGCGTAGACTTAAGGCCATTGAATTCGAGAatagaaaaacaaaagcaCCCATTTCCGGTCATCGAAGATTGTTTGTCCGAATTAAGcaataaatcgatatttaCATTGTTGGACAAATcaaaatacatgaaaatagctttaaatatttctcgttcGCAATTCCGGATGGCCAGTATGAGTATAAACGTTTACCTTTCGGCTACAGTGAAGCCCCGGCCGAATTCCAGAAACGAGTCAAAAAGATTCTCTCATGTTTAATTCGTGAACGTAAAGTTATTAGCTACATCGACGACTTGTTAATCGCGACAGAAACTCTGAAACAAAATCTGGCAATTTTAGAAGAGGTGATAGTTACGCTGAAAGAATACGGGTTCGAATTAAATCTAgctaaatgcaaatttttgaaaaagaaagtggAATTTTTAAAGTATTTTGTTTCGGCGGACGGCATCACACTAACAAGTGTCGAGCTGAAcgcagataaaaaaaattattcaaaaattgttaattggtggaatatcgatctgaaattgtatatatgtgtgaatcTCGATTAGAACTATCGGGaactatagtcaaaaataattttccacacgttttagtactttagaggGGAGAGTGTCGTGCTAGATTCACGAAGTTAGCacgacattttttcaattaaaaagaaaaagtaaaaaaagacgGCAAGTATGCGCGTGGTATATGCTCGAAAAAACCAATGtggtagtttctttaattaaaaaaatattaaaccaagGAATATGTACCTGTATATTCTCATTCAATGATCCTATTCCAATCTAAGCGATAGTAGTTCtaattgtctttaaatattattttatagtatttttcaaaaaaatttatgaaatcctcaaattgcgccaattgcaaagaggatgcaaaatacttggcgctgctagacctCGCCAGCGTCTAGCATCTCGTCTGCGCTCCTTAATACACGACTACTAAAGCTTAAGCCGTttgtttacatataaaattcatataaaaagaagtctAACAAATTTCACGCGTTTAATACTAAAcgctgaaagagagaaagagagatttcttgtaatactcggtctagcagcgccaagtattttgcattaaatattatttaatcaatcaaagttttatatttttttcaaagtagttgtataacaaattttcaagacaatatatacatatattctctttgtaattggtaagatactaccacttggtttttttttaaattgttgtacaataattaattttcgaggtAATACATTCTCTTTGCAAATGGCGCAATTTgaggatttcataaatttttttgaaaaatactataaaataatatttaaagacaattaGACCTACTATCGCTTAGATTAGAATAGGATCATTGAATGAGAATATACAGGTACATATTCcttggtttaatatttttttaattaaagaaactaccaCATTGGTTTTTTCGAGCATATACCACGcgcatacttggcgcctttttttactttttttgaaaaaggtaattttatcgaGTTGTATGGACTACGCGCAGGCAGAGAAAACATGTTGggccgaaagaaagagatagcgaCTGGTGACGACCAAGCGCTGTCTCTTTCTAACCAGTAGTGTAATAGAGAATGGAAAAAGAGCAATGGCCGTCATTTCGTTTCCTCTTcgtctaacctaacctaaatcGAGGGACACTTTTTCATGGCTTCCATGTACGGATCGCGCAGTCCATACTATATATCGATGTCCAGAAATCATCTGAAGAACCCAAGACATGATTTTGGAAGACCCAAGGACCTCACTCTGGAAATTGGCCTCCGTCTTGGGAGTGGATGGAGACTGTGGCCTCTGGGAGGCCGTACATATTTCAACAAGACGGCGCACCCGCTCACACGAGCCATTTAGTCCAAAATTGGCTCTCAGACAACGTCGACATGTTTTGGTCGAAGGACTTTTGGCCTCCTAACAGTCCCGACCTAAACCCTCTGGACTACTACGTGTAGTCGAGAGACACACCAATAAGTCCAGGCACCCCAACGTCACCTGCCTCCAGGCCGCTATCGAGGCAGAGTTCACGGCTATGAACCGCGATCATTTGAAGGCAGCGTGCTCGCGCTTTAGGGCGAGGATCGAGCAGGTGATAGAGGCGCAGGGCGTCTATATAGAATACAAGTTCTTAGTAAGGATCCGTTAAGTGAGATATAACGGCGTTGTTTTGTATCTTTGTATATTGGCTTAAATAAACAACTTTTTgcataaaactattttatccGGATTCTAACGGCGCACCCTGTACAAAGAATATTCGTATATAACCAAGGATCAAGAAacagtatacagggtgtaacaaaagtctggaaacggtcgaatatttcataaactatgcattttagaatgaaatgtttcagacaaaagttgtttggttcgaagaggcacataagatggtgtcattggtttgaccttgagtgaacatGCCAAAGTCAGAAAGAGTTCAACTttggttttttaaattgaacaccctatttattattgcatatccttgtagcttacctcgagagctttccaaaacactatatgaaagtattttttcgctcattactctgtgagttatgaggcttgaaagttattagtaccgccggcattagcattacccaaggtgtaccgcatggaggttgcacggtcggatttacacctcgtgtgtgtgtgtgtgtgcgcgtgtgcgtgtgtgcgcgtgcgtgcgtgcgtgtgtgtgtgagtgcgcgcgtgtgtgtgcacggcAGGGATCAGGACCCCGGGGCTCGTCACTGCTCCGGTATTtcaagactccaaaccctccctGCCGTGACGTGTATTtgttgtgcgtgcgtgcgttttGTTTAGTTGAGTAAGTGTTCAAATTGACCTCCGTCTGCTGCTTGACAGTGGCCTAGtcgtagataaaaattatttaaaacatttcgtctCATCTCTGCCGAGATAAGATCGCTTTGCTGTATTATACGTTCCCTAAGGTCTACAAGGTTGGCAGGTTTTGTTtcgtatacattatttttaagatatccCCCAAAAAAATAATCGACAggtgtaagatctggtgatctaGCAGGCCACTCTATTTGACCACGTCTTCCTATCCATCGATTTGGAAAAGTATTATCCAAAAATTGCCGTACTGCCACTGCATAGTGTAGCCCTGCACCATCTTGTTGGaaccaaatattttctatgttcCCATCAAACATATTTTCAAGAGCGGGTATGACTTCATTTTGCAATAGCTCCTGATAGATCGCCGCGTTCAAATTCCCATTAATGAAGAATGGCCCGACAATATCACGTTCGCAAAAACCCGCCCAAACGTTAAGTTTTTGGGGATACTGCGTGCGGAGGTCACGCATCCAGTAAGGATTTTCATCACTCCAATATCGGCAATTATGCTGATTTACCGCTCCATTTCATTCAAAAGAAGCTTCGTCGGAAAAAATTATGTGATCGAAatagttattattatcgtcgtaTCGACGCATCATTTCGTCGCAGAATTCATTTCTTCGATCAAAATCATCTTCCGATAGCTCCTGAGTGATTTTAACTTTGAAAGGATGCCATTTCTCTTTCACTAAAATACGATGAATGGACATTGTACTAATATCATGCGCCTGTGCTGCCTTCCTCACAGTAGAATGAGGATTTTCGACGAATGTTTGCATCACTTCTAAACTCTTATCCAAGTTTGTCGCTAATTTTGGTCTGCCAGTGCGTTGTCGGTCCTTGACGGATCCTGTTTCATCAAATCGAATGACCGTTTTCTGGACTGTAGACTTCGCAATTGGTTCACGATCTGGATAagtattgttaaataaagcAGCTACTTGTTCATAGGATCTAACGCGGTCACCATATCCTCGCATCATCAGTAAAgtaattctttctctttcggaCAATGCCATCCTGGATGCCACTGAAATTTCACTCAGTTGCTTGATAGTTTGTCGCAATACGAAGAGCTGGATGTATCTAGGACAGGAAAACGTTCGACTACAGGTCAAATCAGAACGATTAATGTAGCTAAACTTTTATTGGAAAAGAACtctgaaaagtataataagtATGCCCGTAGTCGAACGTTTTTGGATAATACTTTTCCAAATCGATGGATAGGAAGACGTGGTCAAATAGAGTGGCCTGCtagatcaccagatcttacaccTGTCGATTATTTTTTTGGGggatatcttaaaaataatgtatacgaAACAAAACCTGCCAACCTTGTAGACCTTAGGGAACGTATAATACAGCAAAGCGATCTTATCTCGGCAGAGATGagacgaaatgttttaaataatttttatctacgaCTAGGCCACTGTCAAGCAGCAGACGGAGGTCAATTTGAACACTTACTCAACTAAACaaaacgcacgcacgcacaacaAATACACGTCACGGCagggagggtttggagtcttgaAATACCGGAGCAGTGACGAGCCCCGGGGTCCTGATCCCTgccgtgcacacacacgcgcgcactcacacacacacgcacgcacgcacgcgcacacacgcacacgcgcacacacacacacacacgaggtgtaaatccgaccgtgcaacctccatgcggtacaccttgggtaatgctaatgccggcggtactaataactttcaagcctcataactcacagagtaatgagcgaaaaaatactttcatatagtgttttggaaagctctcgaggtaagctacaaggatatgcaataataaatagggtgttcaatttaaaaaaccaaAGTTGAACTCTTTCTGACTTTGGCatgttcactcaaggtcaaaccaatgacaccatcttatgtgcctcttcgaaccaaacaacttttgtctgaaacatttcattctaaaatgcatagtttatgaaatattcgaccgtttccagacttttgttacaccctgtataataccTTTATATGGTAATACATTTGGTCGAAATCTTCTTGTACCAATTGAAAGGTCAAAAGCATTTTCACTGAAGTATGCCGAACAAATTCTTCCTCCAATTAGAATTGACTTCGTAGATAGTTCTAGTATATCTAACCATAACTGTcttattatttcattctttGGAAAtctacaaattaattcgacgtgtaattatatattttatatttttatcatattttataagatatgATCCGGTCTTACCGATGATatgatatattcaaatttctttcttcttttagtCTTCCTAACACTGGATGGCTTACAGTGCGATTTTTGCACTGTTTTATGATGCACTGTGGCATTATGCGAcacagaaatttatatatataataaatcggATATTTTTGAGAAATCAAACAATCAAGCAACAcaaaatctatttatatttctc encodes the following:
- the LOC113562106 gene encoding uncharacterized protein LOC113562106 encodes the protein MLRCTQLKVRHREEQQTIRQPLTDLRHQHLQIILRCLIGLKVRHSVKYRASVSNPGVRWIEDENIQAWVQRVDKVLQVHQASDGITLLAASSRLKEAKQWYESQTGPALESWIGLRQELVKIFDRNIPFYRAMQRIEARKWLVNKESFDKYAIEKLAMIRRLNLPPNDTIHLLIGGISSSSLRATALSIPANTVEDFMSQMRHITEGYQEAERKSIGAVSQGNKPNKDNICRNCNKKRATPQRV